The segment CTTGGCGTGGAAATCGCAGCAATTGTATCGAATTCCATGATATTCCTCCTTATATAGAAAAGCGTAGGTGCCCATGTAGCCCCGACAAGCGCTGGAAGTCTGGCCGGTAATGGCGCTTTTTGCCATTGCTGGACAGACTGAAGCGACCTCGAGGGGCTGGGCACCGGAGCTAGACAATCTGAAAAGCGGAAGCGCCTGTTTAGTCCCGACAGGCTTAAGGCAGTATACCGAAACGGCGTGTTTTTGCCGTACAGGTGGACTGACTTAAGACCCCGAGGGACTAGGCGCTGCAGCTAGACAGTTAGAAAAGCGTAAACGGCCGCTCAGCTTCGACAGGCATAAGACGATCCGGTGAAGCGGCGCTTTTTGCCGCACAGCCGGAGTGGCTTATGTCCCGAGAAGCTGGCCGTTGCAGCTGGACAATTCAAAAAACCTAAAACAACCGATTAAATTAATAAAAAAGCGTAAACGCTTGAATGGTTAAAAACAAAAATCTGGCCGGAAAACTTATCCCCAGACTCTTTTAAGCCAAAAATCAAATTTTCTCTTTAAAAAAGTTGTCCACATGTGGACAACCAGTAAAAGCACACGACTTTCTAACATATTACATTAGCATAAATGGATGTAATCCGAAAGGCAGAGCGCTTGATTTTTCGTAAAGTTTCATTAAAAAGCCATAAAAAAACGGCTTGCCTGGAAGCAAACCGTCCACTTTATTTTATTCAATAACTGATCAAACTGCTTTTATCTTAGAGGTTCAATTACAAGATAGCGATTCGGATCTTTGCCTTCCGAGTACGTATCGATATCCATCCGCCGGGACAAGGCCTGATGAATCACTTTTCGTTCGTAGGATGGCATCGGTTCAAATTGAACACGCCCTCCTGTACGAATTGCTTTGTCAGCCATGCGTTCAGCTAATTGTTCCAGTGTTTCCTGCCGGCGTTCCCGATAATTTTCAGCGTCCAGTTCAACCATCATGAATTGGTTGGAATATTTATTGGCGACTAATTGGGCGAGCTGCTGAAGAGAGTTTAAGGTATTCCCCCGTTTCCCAATCAGCATGGCCACTTTTTCGCTTTCTAAATAAAAACTGACTTGTTTGCCGTTCTGTTGATGGGTGATTTTCAAATCTTCAATCATCATGCCTTTTGCAATCGATTGAATATAGTCTTTGGTTTCTTGAATCGCCTGTTCATTTGACTCACTGGGCGCTTCTTCCACCAATTTCTCTAAAATCTCTTCCGGTTCGATGACAGCTGTTTTCGCCACTGCT is part of the Planococcus shenhongbingii genome and harbors:
- the jag gene encoding RNA-binding cell elongation regulator Jag/EloR → MKQITQTGTTVENAISAALEKLQVTRDEVTIHVIQSEKKGFLGFGSKPAEVEVTVNEPEAAPLVKEEAVAKTAVIEPEEILEKLVEEAPSESNEQAIQETKDYIQSIAKGMMIEDLKITHQQNGKQVSFYLESEKVAMLIGKRGNTLNSLQQLAQLVANKYSNQFMMVELDAENYRERRQETLEQLAERMADKAIRTGGRVQFEPMPSYERKVIHQALSRRMDIDTYSEGKDPNRYLVIEPLR